From the Phyllostomus discolor isolate MPI-MPIP mPhyDis1 chromosome 7, mPhyDis1.pri.v3, whole genome shotgun sequence genome, one window contains:
- the PAG1 gene encoding LOW QUALITY PROTEIN: phosphoprotein associated with glycosphingolipid-enriched microdomains 1 (The sequence of the model RefSeq protein was modified relative to this genomic sequence to represent the inferred CDS: deleted 2 bases in 1 codon) produces the protein MGPSGSLLGSEHLQLVLLGSLAAATTFFLITFLIFLCSSCNREKKPRQYNGDHENLMNVPSDKEVTSRSVTSLATDVPASSEQNGALTNGDIVSEDSTVTCMQHYEEVQTSASDLLDSQDSTGKPKCHQSRELPRIPPDSAVGTMVSARSMDGDPGVGTEGPYEVLKDSSSQENMVEDCLYETVKEIKEVVATAPPGKGPSGQFKVTCALKELPAEGRADFAEYASVDRNKKCQQSMNADNVLEASHDPEEEAPPPVPVKLLDENENLQEKDNRKAGEESAPEGTRDSNKRFSSLSYKSREEDPTLTEEEISAMYSSVNKPGQPGNKSEQSLKAPESSSGAVQRPLSSCNDLYATVKDFEKTPTASMIPQAGRPREEPEPDYEAIQTLSREDEKAILETSGHCGPCPKENDYESIGDLQQCRDVTRL, from the exons ATGGGACCTTCTGGCAGCCTGCTAGGCAGTGAACACTTGCAGCTTGTCCTTTTGGGAAGTTTGGCAGCTGCCACCACTTTCTTCCTCATCACCTTCCTCATTTTCCTGTGCTCCAGCTGTAACAG agaAAAGAAGCCGAGACAGTACAATGGAGACCACGAGAACCTGATGAACGTG CCTTCAGACAAGGAGGTGACCAGCCGTTCAGTGACCAGCCTGGCCACAGATGTTCCTGCCAGCAGTGAGCAGAACGGGGCACTCACCAATGGGGACA TTGTCTCAGAAGACAGCACCGTGACCTGCATGCAACATTATGAGGAGGTCCAGACCTCGGCCTCTGACCTGTTGGATTCTCAGGACAGCACAGGGAAACCCAAGTGTCACCAGAGCCGGGAACTGCCCAGAATTCCTCCAGACAGTGCGGTGGGCACAATGGTTAGTGCAAGGAGCATGGATGGAGAcccaggggtggggacagaaggGCCATATGAAGTGCTCAAGGACAGCTCGTCCCAGGAGAACATGGTAGAGGACTGCCTATATGAAACCGTCAAGGAGATCAAGGAGGTGGTTGCAACTGCACCCCCAGGCAAAGGCCCCAGTGGCCAGTTCAAGGTGACCTGTGCTTTGAAGGAGCTCCCAGCCGAAGGCAGAGCCGACTTTGCTGAATATGCCTCTGTGGACAGGAACAAAAAGTGCCAGCAAAGCATGAATGCAGACAATGTTCTGGAAGCTTCCCATGATCCAGAAGAGGAAGCCCCACCACCAGTCCCTGTTAAACTTCTGGATGAGAATGAGAACCTTCAAGAGAAGGACAACAGAAAGGCAGGAGAAGAAAGTGCCCCAGAAGGGACTCGTGACAGCAACAAG AGATTTAGTTCCCTGTCATATAAGTCCCGTGAAGAAGACCCAACTCTTACAGAAGAAGAG ATCTCAGCCATGTATTCATCTGTAAATAAACCTGGGCAACCTGGGAATAAATCAGAACAGTCCCTTAAAGCACCAGAGTCCAGCTCAGGAGCTGTTCAGAGGCCCCTGTCTTCCTGTAATGACCTCTATGCGACTGTTAAAGACTTTGAGAAAACTCCAACAGCA AGCATGATTCCACAGGCAGGGAGACCCCGGGAGGAGCCTGAGCCTGACTACGAGGCAATCCAGACTCTGAGCAGAGAGGATGAAAAGGCCATCCTGGAGACAAGTGGCCACTGTGGCCCCTGTCCAAAGGAGAATGACTACGAGAGCATTGGGGACTTGCAGCAATGCAGAGATGTCACCAGGCTCTAG